Genomic segment of Terriglobia bacterium:
GCAGCAGGGAAGGTCTCAAACTGGTAGCGCAGGCCATAGTTCAGGGCCAGATTGTTGGTGGGATGCCAGCGGTCTTGAACGTAGAAACCTGTGTAGGTGTGGCCGATGGTCCCCCTGGCCTGGTTGGCGACGTTGCTGGGAATGCGCTGGCCGGCAAACACGGACGGGTTGAAGGAAGGCTCGGTGAACGTCGGCGACTGGAACCGCTCGAAGAAAATTACGGAAGGCGCGCCCGCTTCCAGGCTGAAAGGACACTGCGCGGCAAACAAACATCCGAAGTCGGCCTCAAAGGGATAGAACAGAGGGAATGATTCGGTGGTGCGGACGTAGTTGAAGTCGCCGCCAAAGCCGATGCTGTGTTTGCCTTTCTGCCAGGTCACGTTGTCCGTGATTTCTTCCCGGGTTTCGCGATACGAGTCCGGGTTGCCGCGGTTCACGCCCATGGTGAACGTATTGAGGACTTCCATGTGCGGCTGGGTGGTGTCCGTGGGGAAGTCAAAAGTGCGGTGGGCAAATTGGCCGCGCAGTTCGTTGTTCAAATTGGGCGACAACACAGAATTCAAACTGCCCACCAGCGACTGGTCGCGGAGAAAGTTGTCTTTGAAGCCGGACGGCATGTCGAACCCGTCATTGAGCGGGGAAACGTTGGTCAAGCGGCCGTCATTGAAGAAATAACGGAAGAAAGAATACTGGTGGTCGTTGAAGGAGTGGTCCAGCTTCAGTACAAAGTTGTCATAGTCGCTCTTGCGGTTGACGTTGAGTTGTTCCGTCTTCAGGCCAAAGTTGGTCTTGAATTGATTGATGGCCGGGAGATTGGCCAGGATCACAGAATTGTAAAACGGGTTCTCATTGCGGCGCTGGCCTTCATAGTTGCCGAAATAAAATGTCTTGTCTTTTTTTATCGGTCCGCCCAGGGTAAAGCCAAATTGGTTCTGCTGCAGCTTGTTGAGTCCCGGCGCGGCCAGAATGCTTTTGGCGTCAAGAGCGTCATTGCGCAGGTATTCGTAGAGGCTGCCGTGGACGTCATTGGTGCCGCTCTTGGTGATGATGTTGACGATGCCACCCACGGCGCGTCCGGCCTCAACGCTGTAGGTGTTGTTGATGACGCGGAACTCGCGCACCGCTTCTTCGGAAGGCGTAGTCTTCTGCACACCGGAGGCGGTGGAGATGTTGTCGGCGCCATCCACGGCGATGAAGTTGTAATGGATGTTCTGTCCGGCAAAAGAAAGCTTGGTCACCGGCTCAATAATCACGTCGGTGCTGCCGGAGGTGGTGTCGCCGATGGTCACGCCCGGCGCCAGCAGAGCGAAGTCAATGAACTGGCGTCCGTTCACGGGAAGGTTGCGGATCTTTTCTTCGCTGATGACCGAATCCACCGAGGTGCGCGTGACTTCGATGAGCGGTGCTTCGGTGGTGACGGTAACGCCTTCGGTCACCGCGCCGGGAGAGAGCGTGAAATCCAGGTTCGCCGCCTGGCCGATCACCAGCCGCACGGTGCGCGATTGCGACTGGAAAGAGCGCGCTCCCGCGGTGATTTTGTACTGGCCCACGGGCAACTGGGCAATCTCATACTCGCCGGCGCTGTTGGTAGTGACCGTGCGGGCAAAGCCTGTTTCCGTATTGGCTGCTCTTACCGTGGCACTGGTCAGCACGGCGCCCGATTTGTCGAAGACTTTCCCTTGCAAGGACGCGGTGATGGTTTGCGCCGAGGCGAAAAAGCTGGTCAAGGACAGCGCGAAGCAAAGAACGATCGGGCGAAGCTTCATGGGACCCTCCGGGCAGCGTGCAAAAAACAGGGTCGGATAGTATTAAGCTTTACTAATAAATGTCAATTCAGATATAGGTCATGGGGCGAAGTGCCCGGCAGCGTTCAGTTTCATTTTGGAGCGTCTTTTGCCAGAAACGCTTTCCAAAGCACTGCCGATCTTGCCGTTTCCTTCAAACGACGAAAGCAATAGGCGATTGATTTCACCAAGTTTGCTTTTCCGGTTCTAAGGCTACTTCGCCAGCAGGGCCACGCCGATGCACACCAGCGCCGCGGCAATCCAGCGGCGACGGTCAACGTTTTCGTGCAGGACGAACTTGGCCATCACCGCCGAACATATAAAGGTTAGTGAAGCCGAGGCCGGCGCGACTAGGCTGGCGTCGCCCCAGGAGAGCGCCGTGAGCAGGCAGAAGAAGCTGAAGATGAGGCAAGCCAGCGCACAGAGAAAAATTTTATTGCCGGCAACGCGGCGAATTACCGCGAGCAACCCATGCTCCGCGCGGAGCGCGTCCAGATCGCCAATGCGTTTCATGGCGGCGGAGAGCAGCACGTCACCCGCGCTGGAGGCCATCACCAGCAGGCCAATCGCCGACCAGACCTTAAGCAAGTTCATGCTGGCCCTCCACTGGCGCTATGGTTGTTGCCGGATGTTCCGTGCGTGAAGGTCCGCGAGCCACCAGGCCCACGCCGCAGGTGATGAGCAAGACGCCGGCCCATCGCCAGGGGCTGATGAACTCATGCAGAAAATACTTTGACCACAGCGCCGTCACCACGTATCCCAGGGCGGACGCGGGAAGCACGAAGGTGAGGTCGGCCCAGGAAAGCGCGGTCAGGTAGGAGTAGAAGAAGCCGGCCAGGCACGCCATCCCCAGGATGATCCAGGGATTCACAAACGCGCTGAAGATGTGCGTCCAGTGGCCCATGCTGATCTGGCCCAGGTCATCCATGCCGCGTTTCAGCATCACGTCGCCGGTGCCGTTGCAGCAGGCGATGGCCATGTAGATGAAGATTTTCTTCCAGTTCACTTGCGCGTCAGTCTCCGGCGACCTGGGTTGCGGGCTTTTCCGCTTCCCGGCGTGCCGTGTCCGCGCGCATTTCCTTGGCCGCGCGATTGCGTGCCGCGCGCAGCTTCATGAATGACTTGGCTTCTTTGTACAAGCGCTTGCGGTCTTCAGAGTTGAATGCGGCTTTGCGCACAATGCGGAAGACGGCCTTGGGACGGAAATAATATTCGTCGTAAAACTTGTGGACCATCTCCAGCACGTGCTCGCGCGGCAGTCCGGGATATTGGATCTGCGCCACCTGGTGGCCGCCATCGTCCACCATGCGCTCGTTGCCCACGATGAAGCCGTTCTTCTTGGCGAAGTCGTACATCTCCGTGCCCGGGTAGGCGTGGGCGATGGACACCTGGATGGTTTCCACGTCCAGCTCTTTCGCAAAATCAATAGTGCGGCGGATGGACTCTTTGGTTTCGCCCGGCAGGCCCAGAATGAAGTCGCCGTGGACCAGCAGTCCCAGTTTCTTGGTGTCTTTGGTGAACTGGCGCGCGCGTTCCACGGTGGCGCCTTTCTTCACGTTCTTCAGGATCTGCGGATCGCCGCTTTCATAGCCCACGATCAGCAGGCGGCAGCCGGCATCGCGCTGGGCCTTCAGCGTTTCGTAATCGGTGGTCACGCGTGAGGTGCACGACCAGGTCAGCTTCAGTG
This window contains:
- a CDS encoding DMT family transporter; the encoded protein is MAIACCNGTGDVMLKRGMDDLGQISMGHWTHIFSAFVNPWIILGMACLAGFFYSYLTALSWADLTFVLPASALGYVVTALWSKYFLHEFISPWRWAGVLLITCGVGLVARGPSRTEHPATTIAPVEGQHELA
- a CDS encoding TonB-dependent receptor translates to MKLRPIVLCFALSLTSFFASAQTITASLQGKVFDKSGAVLTSATVRAANTETGFARTVTTNSAGEYEIAQLPVGQYKITAGARSFQSQSRTVRLVIGQAANLDFTLSPGAVTEGVTVTTEAPLIEVTRTSVDSVISEEKIRNLPVNGRQFIDFALLAPGVTIGDTTSGSTDVIIEPVTKLSFAGQNIHYNFIAVDGADNISTASGVQKTTPSEEAVREFRVINNTYSVEAGRAVGGIVNIITKSGTNDVHGSLYEYLRNDALDAKSILAAPGLNKLQQNQFGFTLGGPIKKDKTFYFGNYEGQRRNENPFYNSVILANLPAINQFKTNFGLKTEQLNVNRKSDYDNFVLKLDHSFNDHQYSFFRYFFNDGRLTNVSPLNDGFDMPSGFKDNFLRDQSLVGSLNSVLSPNLNNELRGQFAHRTFDFPTDTTQPHMEVLNTFTMGVNRGNPDSYRETREEITDNVTWQKGKHSIGFGGDFNYVRTTESFPLFYPFEADFGCLFAAQCPFSLEAGAPSVIFFERFQSPTFTEPSFNPSVFAGQRIPSNVANQARGTIGHTYTGFYVQDRWHPTNNLALNYGLRYQFETFPAAALNNEMKQFDPRAGFAYNFGGKYNVVLRGGAGIFHGILPMPLLACQQPSCGGTSGPYPGRPNEDSLNSTTRLFAFASAPNITSIALADILGGAYPDAAPLGFCPGGTVAGCGFFGDAVIARFDKTHAAPYGIQTSLGLSLQPTQDSALDISLLRSKGVHLGSFFNVNQPDPSGQVTVHNSQGQSGIKNTYFAAPGIPGSRSAAPGFPVLYAVYFEAASKWNSEWNGLLVNLNKRMSHHFSAGLSYTWSKGIDDGPNPSFVLIPQDSKNLKAERALSSDSVGQRFVLNATVEGPTHMNALLNNFRLGTIVTLQSPNYFSKFAGFDANGDIFGNNDRVGIEPRNTFKGDTYQTVDLRAARTFKATEKLSIEAIAEAFNLFNTVNVRFFNTVYGAADFCNFNATAQGCSPTQHFLEGSPNPTYGTPRAVFNPRQIQFAVRMSF
- a CDS encoding EamA family transporter: MNLLKVWSAIGLLVMASSAGDVLLSAAMKRIGDLDALRAEHGLLAVIRRVAGNKIFLCALACLIFSFFCLLTALSWGDASLVAPASASLTFICSAVMAKFVLHENVDRRRWIAAALVCIGVALLAK